AGTCCTATAGGAGTAGTCCCTAAAAAGGAGCCAAACTCTTATAGGTTAATTCATCATTTAAGCTATCCACTTGGTAATTCTGTAAATGATTTTATCGGTCCAAACCTCGCCACAGTCCAGTACTCTACTTTTGACCAAGCAGTTACCATGGTTAGGAATTTAGGTCAGGGCTGTCTGATGGCTAAAACAGACATAGACTCGGCATACCGTATCATACCCATTCATCCAATTGACTATTCACTTCTAGGTTTTAAATTCAATGACTCATACTTTTATGACCGTTCGCTCCCCATGGGTGCTAGCTCTTCTTGCGCAATCTTCGATCGCTTCAGTTCAGGTTTGAAGTGGATAGCTCAATGTAAGCTTTCAATTCCTCACATCCTGCATATTCTAGATGATTTCCTTATTATGGGCCCCAAAGATTCTAACAAATGTGAAACTGATTTGAGGGTATTTCTCGATTTATGCAGAGCTATTCGAGTTCCTATAAAACACGAGAAAACTGTCACAGCGACAACTGTGATCACATTCATGGGTCTGGAACTTGATTCTAACAAAATGGAAGCTAGGCTACCTAAAGACAAACTTGTCAAACTTTACAATTTACTGGTGTCTTACAAATCACGTAGGAAAATTAAATTACGGGACTTACAATCCCTTTTAGGTCTTTTGAATTTTTGCTGCAAAGTAGTGCTACCAGGTAGGGCCTTCCTCAGACGATTAATTGATCTCACCAAAGGTGTGTGCAAACCCCACCATAGGATAACTATAAGTAAAGAAGGGAGGCGTGATTTAGAAGCATGGTACTATTTCATCGAACATTTCAATGGGAAACACATTTTACTGGATCAAAAATGGTTAACTAACCAGGCTTTACATCTGTTTACAGATGCCTCAGGTTCAATTGGGTACGGAGCTATTTTAAATACTCAGTGGTTTTACGGGACTTGGCCTGTAACTTTGGCTGATTCACATATCACATACAAGGAATTTTTTCCTATAACGTTGGCTCTTGAATTATGGGGCTCTCAACTGGCAAACAAATGCATTGTCTTACATTCTGACAATAATGCTGTAGTACACATCATAAACAAACAGTCCTGTAAGGATTCTCAAATCATGTATCTAGTGAGGAGTATGGTACTTGCCTGTATGAAACACAATATCCTCGTACGCTCAGAGCATGTGCCAGGCAAACAGAACACTTTAGCAGATATGCTTTCTCGTTTACAGATAGAAGAATTCCTGAGGAACGCCCCTTACGCAGACAGGGTAGCCACGCGTATTCCAGAGGCCTTGCTCAAACACCATTGAAACGAATTGTCAGCTCTTTATTAGATGGATCTTTGGCTTAAAGCACAAGACATTCTTATCGAACGGCTTTTAAACACTTCCGTTCTTTCCACATTAGTTATTACGGTACCCAACCAAAGGcaataatttcaaacaataaaTTAACAAGTTACATAGCTTATTACCATTCCATAGGCATGAAATACACCAGCATATGCTCTAGAGTATCAGCCCTtaactatataaataaattacaagGGGCAAACACTACAGGTCGCTCTTACAGTTTCTTAGTGAAAACGTGTCCTTTTGGGATGTAAACATTTTTCAACAAGTTCGGACAAAAGGCTGCCAATTACAATAGGAATTTTGAGGAAATTGATTTCTGTTCTACCTAAATTATTCAACACGGCCTACAACATTTCTCTAGTGAAAGCTATGTTCACACTCGCATTTTTTGCACTTCTACGGGTAGGTGAAATAACCACGTCAAGTATGGCGAACCACACTGTCTCGGTCACAGACATCTCAGTTAAGACGAAAAAGGGCAAACCTGTTAATTTATGTGTTTCGCTTAGTCATTTCAAACACTCTTCTTCACCTTTCACTATCACGTTAAAGCCACATAAGCGCACAAAGTTATGTCCTGTTCTTGCGGTACACTCTTTCATGAACAGGCGTCCTAAACAAAGTGGGCCATTTTTTCTTAACGAATCAGGAATACCGGTCACAACCAAACAATTTAGTCGCATTTTAAAGGAATGCATTGCGAAGATAGGCTTAGACCCAAAATTATACACATCTCATAGTTTTCGCATTGGGGGTGCGACACTAGCCCATTCATACAACTTCACAGATTCTCAAATACGTAAATTGGGAAGATGGAACTCAAATGCCTTTCAGTCATATTTGCGGCCtgattatgttcatttctaagaGACTTTTGACTGTCCCTTGTTGCTGGGTTTAttgtacatatgtatatatacatttgtagtttAATAAGTAACATTTTGATTTCAACAGTTTTGAAAACGGAACA
This window of the Mercenaria mercenaria strain notata chromosome 5, MADL_Memer_1, whole genome shotgun sequence genome carries:
- the LOC123546048 gene encoding uncharacterized protein LOC123546048 → MLSQHKKLNSQEVSKAITPIKISPLSFWIKGYKLADHLLEGFKNGFRLGFVGDRCSYTTKNLKSCYELPEVVSAKLEKEIALKRIAGPFSIPPFQPFRVSPIGVVPKKEPNSYRLIHHLSYPLGNSVNDFIGPNLATVQYSTFDQAVTMVRNLGQGCLMAKTDIDSAYRIIPIHPIDYSLLGFKFNDSYFYDRSLPMGASSSCAIFDRFSSGLKWIAQCKLSIPHILHILDDFLIMGPKDSNKCETDLRVFLDLCRAIRVPIKHEKTVTATTVITFMGLELDSNKMEARLPKDKLVKLYNLLVSYKSRRKIKLRDLQSLLGLLNFCCKVVLPGRAFLRRLIDLTKGVCKPHHRITISKEGRRDLEAWYYFIEHFNGKHILLDQKWLTNQALHLFTDASGSIGYGAILNTQWFYGTWPVTLADSHITYKEFFPITLALELWGSQLANKCIVLHSDNNAVVHIINKQSCKDSQIMYLVRSMVLACMKHNILVRSEHVPGKQNTLADMLSRLQIEEFLRNAPYADRVATRIPEALLKHH